The sequence TATCACCTATATGGAAATAAACAGAGGCTGCACATACCTGCCCCCTATAGCGGGCGTTGACAAACAGGCCATGCCCTTTTGAAATGATATGATCGTAAATATTTGTAAAAAATGAAAACGGCTGCGGCGGAAGCCCGTGCATTTTCCGTGTCATACAATGCAAACGATAGAATTCATCCATGGCCTCGGCAGTGTCGCTAATATCAACTTCAACCCCGGCCTTTTTTGCCTTTTTGATATTTCTTTTATGACTGTCCCGAAATTGTGAAAAAACTTTTTCTGCCCCTATGGAAAGATCAAGGACATGTTCATAATACCATGATGAGGGCTGACTGGTTTGGCAGAGACCGTCCCCACCGCGGATTTCCAGGTATTTCCAGCCGGCTTTTCTGCCGTATTGTTGAAGCGCCTCCCATACCCCTCGACCATCTCCCTGCGGAATCATCGGTTCGCAGAAATCGGTAAAAGGCAGCGAAACACCCCTTTTCCCGGTGAGAAAACTCTTTATTTCCATGATCGGCACGAGAACCGCTAATCTGCCTTTATCAATTGCCGTAAAATAAAGGGGCTTATAACCGTAGGCATCATGCAAAACCTTTGCCCAATAGGAAGTCTGGAAGAAAGAATAGTGTTCATTTGTTAATAAAAGTTTATCCCAATCAGGATAATCAATGGGGTTTATGATTTCCAGTTTCATTGCGACGGGTGTTTCCCCGGGGGATCAGAAGGCTGTTTCACCGCGTTTTGTGCACCGCGAAGAACGATAAATGCGAATATCGTTTTAATCGTCCGATGTTTTGTTAGAGGACCTGCAATCGTCCGATGTTTTGTTAGAGGACCTGCAATCGTCCGATGTTTTGTTAGAGGACCTGCAATCGTCCGATGTTTTGTTAGAGGACAATATCGAACCGCAGAATGTCGAATGTCGAAGTGAACTGATTTACCTATATAATTCTTCATCCTGCTATAGATTCAATATCCGGAAAAATTTAATCCCGCAGTTTTATTCTATTCTGCGTTTCCCTCAATTCTTTGAGAGAAATTTTCATTTTATGAATAAAATCAGATCGAGATTCTGCAGTTCGAATAATACTAACTGCAAAATCAATCAACCGATCCTCAAGATCGTAATCTCCTCTTCCCTTCAACATTCGACATTCAGTATTCGATATTCGATATTCTCTTTAAAAT is a genomic window of Pseudomonadota bacterium containing:
- a CDS encoding GNAT family N-acetyltransferase: MKLEIINPIDYPDWDKLLLTNEHYSFFQTSYWAKVLHDAYGYKPLYFTAIDKGRLAVLVPIMEIKSFLTGKRGVSLPFTDFCEPMIPQGDGRGVWEALQQYGRKAGWKYLEIRGGDGLCQTSQPSSWYYEHVLDLSIGAEKVFSQFRDSHKRNIKKAKKAGVEVDISDTAEAMDEFYRLHCMTRKMHGLPPQPFSFFTNIYDHIISKGHGLFVNARYRGQVCAASVYFHIGDKAIYKYGASDFTFQDLRPNNLVMWKALEWYCEKGF